A genome region from Rhizobium sp. ACO-34A includes the following:
- a CDS encoding 4-hydroxyphenylacetate 3-monooxygenase yields the protein MTETGTLKSTKDAPHRLKTGEEYKESLKDNRQIWVGGEKLNSVYDEPALARGIDLLASMFDDQFTEEHADATTYYDEKVGAVLSRSWQIPRTKEDLAARRRMIEYTSLKTAGTFGRPPDLAPSIVVGLYAYLPTFKKKKSLIEGIDPDFAENIERYMEYGQNNNLTASESLAGPQADRSSPKASEASLLKARKVTKDGVYIYGAKTVGSIAAQANDIFFTNLGGIQETPADACIWGSVPIDTPGIKMISREMVSQPLSSKFDHPVSSLGEEADQFIVFDNVFVPKERLFNLGDPTAMSYYGPVCVFAHWHVLTRLAVKAELFVGAGQMVLDYLGTGKIPAVQMMLGQLVEYAQTLRAFVTAAEALAVPTEGDVMRPDVGMLTAGRLYSIENYPKIIHILQEMCGQGLVMRFGKKAFDNPDVGHFLHELLPGHGVSAMVKEQLMNFIWDMTSGSLAGRVALFENVNATPAPALRARLYNEVKRDGYVAQVKKIAGIE from the coding sequence ATGACAGAGACGGGAACGCTGAAGTCCACAAAGGACGCGCCTCACAGGCTCAAGACTGGTGAGGAATACAAGGAATCGCTCAAGGATAACCGCCAGATCTGGGTTGGCGGCGAAAAACTGAACTCGGTTTATGACGAACCGGCGCTGGCACGGGGCATCGACCTGCTGGCCTCGATGTTCGACGACCAGTTCACCGAGGAACATGCCGACGCGACCACCTATTATGACGAAAAGGTAGGCGCTGTCCTCAGTCGGTCCTGGCAGATCCCGCGCACCAAGGAAGACCTTGCAGCGCGTCGCAGGATGATCGAATACACCTCGCTCAAGACCGCCGGCACCTTTGGCCGCCCGCCGGATCTCGCGCCGTCCATCGTCGTCGGTCTCTACGCCTACCTGCCGACCTTCAAGAAGAAGAAGTCCCTGATCGAAGGCATCGATCCTGACTTTGCCGAAAACATTGAACGCTACATGGAATACGGTCAGAACAACAACCTGACCGCATCGGAAAGCCTTGCCGGCCCCCAGGCCGACCGCTCGTCGCCCAAGGCCTCCGAGGCTTCGCTGCTCAAGGCGCGCAAGGTCACCAAGGACGGCGTCTACATCTACGGCGCCAAGACGGTCGGCTCCATCGCCGCCCAGGCAAACGACATCTTCTTCACCAATCTCGGCGGCATTCAGGAAACCCCGGCGGACGCCTGCATCTGGGGCTCGGTGCCGATCGACACCCCCGGTATCAAGATGATCTCGCGCGAAATGGTATCGCAGCCATTGTCCAGCAAGTTCGATCATCCGGTCTCCAGCCTCGGTGAGGAAGCCGATCAGTTCATCGTCTTCGACAACGTCTTCGTTCCGAAGGAGCGGCTTTTCAATCTCGGCGATCCGACCGCGATGAGCTACTACGGTCCGGTCTGCGTTTTCGCGCACTGGCACGTGCTCACCCGTCTGGCCGTCAAGGCGGAACTGTTCGTCGGCGCAGGGCAGATGGTGCTCGACTATCTCGGCACCGGCAAGATCCCTGCCGTGCAGATGATGCTCGGCCAACTCGTCGAATACGCCCAGACGCTGCGCGCCTTCGTGACGGCGGCAGAAGCTCTCGCCGTGCCGACGGAAGGCGATGTGATGCGCCCGGATGTCGGGATGCTGACGGCGGGTCGTCTCTACTCGATCGAGAACTACCCCAAGATCATCCACATCCTCCAGGAAATGTGCGGTCAGGGTCTCGTCATGCGCTTCGGCAAGAAGGCCTTCGACAATCCGGATGTCGGTCACTTCCTGCACGAACTCCTGCCCGGCCATGGCGTGTCGGCAATGGTCAAGGAACAGCTGATGAATTTCATCTGGGACATGACCTCCGGCTCGCTTGCCGGCCGCGTCGCATTGTTCGAAAACGTCAATGCCACGCCAGCCCCCGCTCTTCGCGCAAGACTTTACAACGAAGTCAAGCGCGACGGATATGTCGCTCAGGTGAAGAAGATCGCCGGCATCGAGTGA
- a CDS encoding 4-carboxymuconolactone decarboxylase — translation MTRPEFSGEQFQKGLQVRREVLGDAYVAPSLASADDLTAPLQKLVTEWCWGEIWTRPGLERKTRSFLNLAMLTALNRPHEIKIHVRGALNNGVTEEEIVEVILQAAIYCGVPAALDAMRVATEVIRQVREEKA, via the coding sequence ATGACTCGTCCTGAATTCAGCGGTGAACAATTCCAGAAAGGTCTGCAGGTAAGGCGTGAAGTTCTCGGCGATGCATATGTGGCACCGTCGCTTGCCAGCGCCGACGACCTCACCGCTCCCTTGCAGAAGCTCGTGACAGAGTGGTGCTGGGGGGAAATCTGGACCCGCCCGGGACTGGAGCGCAAGACCCGCAGTTTCCTCAATCTCGCGATGCTGACGGCCCTCAATCGCCCGCACGAGATCAAGATCCATGTCCGCGGCGCGCTGAACAACGGGGTGACGGAGGAAGAGATCGTCGAAGTCATCCTGCAGGCGGCGATCTATTGCGGCGTTCCGGCGGCGCTGGACGCGATGCGGGTTGCGACGGAAGTGATCCGTCAGGTGCGCGAAGAAAAAGCTTGA